The proteins below come from a single Panicum hallii strain FIL2 chromosome 7, PHallii_v3.1, whole genome shotgun sequence genomic window:
- the LOC112899292 gene encoding uncharacterized protein LOC112899292 isoform X2: MDAYHQQRRFAGSGDAPPPPQQPPHPSHPNAHWYPAAPPPYPSHPSHPYPPQHHHHWGSPHDLQQQHQRHPPPPQQQLYGYQQPPPPIAIQQQQQPPPPPGNPWPPHHASGQPPPANYPPPPPGQAWTNHSWAQNHGYPGQCNEEDWATKAKAWVAAKSVTGNHQIKQHAISTSRTESHHNGYHDQYWQPAGLPTEVTEHLHPPVPQSSNDHMPFPMTGQHRETNHLLDRGPMVSPAQTFGSFPSTYEQEVSYNYSSAPGNGNNMLQYPNSQGQPFPTASTVQGGFLQATPSMPVVPSAEQPPFGHERQSVDPSDQPLEFNSLKAPDVVVHTNVNSTIPAAPTLASNYDVVTTSTHSWTPSTTVGFLPRAPLPPQAAQMDPHAAPLFGAASSSNYAPPATFGVGSVTEVFPTDPNTPFSVAEKSKKRPVPNWLREELLKKKSAPSNASAHPTNLNSMESHDAEQPLGIPDQSDSRSNDSAKSTEGNEDDEDEIEASRVAAINREIKRVLTEVLLKVYLNFLLSYDCICPKDARILVFSVVYPFWYHLQVTDDLFDEIATKVLNEDDSSAESNEPAGVGSKEPGPGEARTKTTAKVLLPAKPTNISSSDHKDSTGLSSPKGALLGLASYDSDDDDDDNDSKDKIPISDLSANAGVADTEEGDKSTLGKEHMNHDGKKLSRGSTSSGEDLKSINKNSQRSTKVEPEREHIHDIQNGEFPVDAKTFVKPNSAVDKMDEKADRYAAVDVQNRKTSSNNHAEKYDDLESSHRHLEKSSKDFVKEVKTDHAKEHESFTAKKYNSDDKYSIHGNVDKKSSFKEGKGSDRTSKHESNRRDSRSNSKHDGAKADRKDFPKDTRERDRDTTDRRGGKGKDEKDGRSRQMTKGSTSHSRNSRSRSPQGRSRSRRENSSHVQGSVSSDEPSDSMKKRKHHSRKNSMSPSPPKSRNRMRRSRSRTPVKRR; the protein is encoded by the exons ATGGACGCGTATCACCAGCAGCGCCGCTTCGCCGGCTCCGGCGACGCGCCTCCACCACCGCAGCAGCCACCTCACCCCTCCCACCCGAACGCCCACTGGTACCCGGCGGCCCCGCCACCGTACCCTTCCCACCCCAGCCACCCCTACCCTCCGCAACACCACCACCATTGGGGCTCGCCTCACGACCTCCAGCAACAGCACCAGCGtcatcctccgccgccgcaaCAGCAGCTCTACGGGTATCAGCAGCCTCCCCCGCCGATTGCGatacagcagcagcagcagcctcctcctcctcctgggaaTCCCTGGCCTCCTCACCACGCCTCCGGCCAGCCCCCGCCAGCTAACtaccctcctccgccgccggggCAG GCTTGGACCAATCATTCATGGGCTCAAAATCATGGATACCCAG GTCAATGCAATGAGGAAGATTGGGCTACAAAGGCTAAAGCATGGGTTGCTGCTAAGTCTGTTACGGGAAACCACCAGATTAAACAGCATGCCATATCCACAAGTAGAACTGAAAGTCATCATAATGGTTACCATGATCAGTACTGGCAACCAGCTGGTCTGCCAACAGAAGTTACAGAACATTTGCACCCACCAGTTCCTCAATCAAGTAACGATCATATGCCATTTCCAATGACAGGTCAACACAGGGAAACAAACCATTTGCTAG ATAGAGGTCCAATGGTGTCTCCAGCACAGACTTTTGGTTCATTTCCATCCACCTATGAGCAGGAGGTATCTTATAATTATTCTTCTGCTCCAG GTAATGGGAATAATATGCTTCAATATCCAAACTCTCAAGGACAGCCATTTCCAACTGCCTCTACTGTTCAAGGTGGATTCCTACAGGCTACCCCTAGTATGCCTGTAGTTCCCTCGGCGGAACAGCCTCCTTTTGGGCATGAACGACAGTCAGTTGATCCAAGTGACCAACCTTTGGAATTTAACAGCCTGAAAGCTCCTGATGTGGTAGTCCATACGAATGTCAATTCTACTATCCCAGCTGCTCCAACGCTGGCATCTAATTATGATGTAGTTACTACATCTACTCATTCATGGACGCCATCAACTACAGTAGGGTTTCTGCCTCGGGCTCCATTGCCACCACAAGCAGCACAG ATGGATCCTCATGCAGCACCACTCTTTGGAGCAGCCTCTAGTTCAAACTATGCCCCACCTGCAACATTTGGTGTTGGTAGTGTAACAGAAGTGTTCCCTACAGATCCAAACACTCCTTTCAGTGTTGCAGAAAAATCAAAGAAA CGTCCAGTACCTAACTGGCTTCGAGAGGAACTCTTAAAGAAAAAGTCAGCACCATCAAATGCTTCAGCACATCCAACAAACTTAAATTCCATGGAATCTCATGATGCAGAACAACCACTAGGAATACCTGACCAAAGTGACAGCAGAAGTAACGATTCAGCTAAATCCACTGAAGGCAATGAAGATGATGAG GATGAAATTGAAGCATCTCGGGTGGCAGCAATCAATCGGGAAATTAAGCGTGTTTTAACTGAAGTCCTTTTGAAGGTTTACTTAAACTTTCTACTGTCATATGATTGTATCTGTCCCAAAGATGCAAGGATACTTGTGTTTTCAGTTGTTTACCCTTTTTGGTACCACTTGCAGGTTACTGATGATCTTTTTGATGAGATTGCAACAAAAGTGTTGAACGAGGATGATTCATCAGCTGAAT CCAATGAGCCCGCTGGTGTGGGCTCAAAGGAACCTGGTCCGGGAGAGGCAAGAACCAAGACCACAGCTAAAGTTCTTCTCCCTGCTAAGCCAACAAACATCAGCTCTAGTGACCATAAAGATAGTACTGGGTTAAGTTCCCCTAAAGGTGCTCTTCTCGGTCTGGCTAGTTATGATTcagatgatgatgacgatgacaaTGATAGCAAGGATAAGATTCCAATATCAGATTTATCAGCTAATGCTGGTGTTGCAGATACTGAAGAAG GTGATAAAAGCACTCTTGGTAAAGAACACATGAATCATGATGGAAAAAAATTGTCACGCGGAAGCACTTCATCAGGAGAAGATCTTAAATCTATTAACAAAAACTCTCAAAGGAGCACAAAGGTGGAACCTGAACGAGAGCATATTCATGATATACAGAATGGAGAGTTTCCTGTAGATGCCAAAACTTTTGTCAAGCCAAATAGTGCAGTTGATAAAATGGATGAGAAAGCAGACAGGTATGCGGCAGTAGATGTCCAAAACAGGAAAACCTCTTCTAACAATCACGCTGAAAAGTATGATGATTTGGAAAGCAGTCACAGGCATTTAGAAAAAAGCAGCAAAGACTTTGTTAAAGAGGTGAAGACTGATCATGCAAAAGAACATGAATCTTTTACTGCAAAAAAATATAATAGTGATGACAAGTACAGCATCCATGGAAATGTTGATAAAAAGAGTAGCTTTAAGGAGGGAAAAGGTTCTGATAGGACTTCAAAGCATGAATCGAACAGAAGGGACTCCAGAAGTAACTCTAAGCATGATGGTGCCAAGGCAGATCGAAAGGATTTTCCGAAGGAtacgagagagagagataggGATACTACTGATAGAAGAGGGGGCAAAGGAAAAGATGAAAAGGATGGCAGATCAAGGCAGATGACAAAAGGCTCAACAAGTCATAGCAGAAATTCACGGTCACGATCACCACAAGGGAGAAGTCGAAGTAGAAGGGAAAACTCTTCACATGTCCAAGGGAGTGTTTCAAGTGATGAGCCTTCTGATAGTATGAAAAAGAG AAAGCATCATTCCCGTAAAAACAGCATGTCTCCCTCACCTCCAAAATCTAGAAACAG GATGAGGCGGTCCAGATCAAGAACTCCAGTCAAAAGGAGATAG
- the LOC112899292 gene encoding uncharacterized protein LOC112899292 isoform X4, with protein MDAYHQQRRFAGSGDAPPPPQQPPHPSHPNAHWYPAAPPPYPSHPSHPYPPQHHHHWGSPHDLQQQHQRHPPPPQQQLYGYQQPPPPIAIQQQQQPPPPPGNPWPPHHASGQPPPANYPPPPPGQAWTNHSWAQNHGYPGQCNEEDWATKAKAWVAAKSVTGNHQIKQHAISTSRTESHHNGYHDQYWQPAGLPTEVTEHLHPPVPQSSNDHMPFPMTGQHRETNHLLDRGPMVSPAQTFGSFPSTYEQEVSYNYSSAPGNGNNMLQYPNSQGQPFPTASTVQGGFLQATPSMPVVPSAEQPPFGHERQSVDPSDQPLEFNSLKAPDVVVHTNVNSTIPAAPTLASNYDVVTTSTHSWTPSTTVGFLPRAPLPPQAAQMDPHAAPLFGAASSSNYAPPATFGVGSVTEVFPTDPNTPFSVAEKSKKRPVPNWLREELLKKKSAPSNASAHPTNLNSMESHDAEQPLGIPDQSDSRSNDSAKSTEGNEDDEDEIEASRVAAINREIKRVLTEVLLKVYLNFLLSYDCICPKDARILVFSVVYPFWYHLQVTDDLFDEIATKVLNEDDSSAESNEPAGVGSKEPGPGEARTKTTAKVLLPAKPTNISSSDHKDSTGLSSPKGALLGLASYDSDDDDDDNDSKDKIPISDLSANAGVADTEEGDKSTLGKEHMNHDGKKLSRGSTSSGEDLKSINKNSQRSTKVEPEREHIHDIQNGEFPVDAKTFVKPNSAVDKMDEKADRYAAVDVQNRKTSSNNHAEKYDDLESSHRHLEKSSKDFVKEVKTDHAKEHESFTAKKYNSDDKYSIHGNVDKKSSFKEGKGSDRTSKHESNRRDSRSNSKHDGAKADRKDFPKDTRERDRDTTDRRGGKGKDEKDGRSRQMTKGSTSHSRNSRSRSPQGRSRSRRENSSHVQGSVSSDEPSDSMKKRKHHSRKNSMSPSPPKSRNR; from the exons ATGGACGCGTATCACCAGCAGCGCCGCTTCGCCGGCTCCGGCGACGCGCCTCCACCACCGCAGCAGCCACCTCACCCCTCCCACCCGAACGCCCACTGGTACCCGGCGGCCCCGCCACCGTACCCTTCCCACCCCAGCCACCCCTACCCTCCGCAACACCACCACCATTGGGGCTCGCCTCACGACCTCCAGCAACAGCACCAGCGtcatcctccgccgccgcaaCAGCAGCTCTACGGGTATCAGCAGCCTCCCCCGCCGATTGCGatacagcagcagcagcagcctcctcctcctcctgggaaTCCCTGGCCTCCTCACCACGCCTCCGGCCAGCCCCCGCCAGCTAACtaccctcctccgccgccggggCAG GCTTGGACCAATCATTCATGGGCTCAAAATCATGGATACCCAG GTCAATGCAATGAGGAAGATTGGGCTACAAAGGCTAAAGCATGGGTTGCTGCTAAGTCTGTTACGGGAAACCACCAGATTAAACAGCATGCCATATCCACAAGTAGAACTGAAAGTCATCATAATGGTTACCATGATCAGTACTGGCAACCAGCTGGTCTGCCAACAGAAGTTACAGAACATTTGCACCCACCAGTTCCTCAATCAAGTAACGATCATATGCCATTTCCAATGACAGGTCAACACAGGGAAACAAACCATTTGCTAG ATAGAGGTCCAATGGTGTCTCCAGCACAGACTTTTGGTTCATTTCCATCCACCTATGAGCAGGAGGTATCTTATAATTATTCTTCTGCTCCAG GTAATGGGAATAATATGCTTCAATATCCAAACTCTCAAGGACAGCCATTTCCAACTGCCTCTACTGTTCAAGGTGGATTCCTACAGGCTACCCCTAGTATGCCTGTAGTTCCCTCGGCGGAACAGCCTCCTTTTGGGCATGAACGACAGTCAGTTGATCCAAGTGACCAACCTTTGGAATTTAACAGCCTGAAAGCTCCTGATGTGGTAGTCCATACGAATGTCAATTCTACTATCCCAGCTGCTCCAACGCTGGCATCTAATTATGATGTAGTTACTACATCTACTCATTCATGGACGCCATCAACTACAGTAGGGTTTCTGCCTCGGGCTCCATTGCCACCACAAGCAGCACAG ATGGATCCTCATGCAGCACCACTCTTTGGAGCAGCCTCTAGTTCAAACTATGCCCCACCTGCAACATTTGGTGTTGGTAGTGTAACAGAAGTGTTCCCTACAGATCCAAACACTCCTTTCAGTGTTGCAGAAAAATCAAAGAAA CGTCCAGTACCTAACTGGCTTCGAGAGGAACTCTTAAAGAAAAAGTCAGCACCATCAAATGCTTCAGCACATCCAACAAACTTAAATTCCATGGAATCTCATGATGCAGAACAACCACTAGGAATACCTGACCAAAGTGACAGCAGAAGTAACGATTCAGCTAAATCCACTGAAGGCAATGAAGATGATGAG GATGAAATTGAAGCATCTCGGGTGGCAGCAATCAATCGGGAAATTAAGCGTGTTTTAACTGAAGTCCTTTTGAAGGTTTACTTAAACTTTCTACTGTCATATGATTGTATCTGTCCCAAAGATGCAAGGATACTTGTGTTTTCAGTTGTTTACCCTTTTTGGTACCACTTGCAGGTTACTGATGATCTTTTTGATGAGATTGCAACAAAAGTGTTGAACGAGGATGATTCATCAGCTGAAT CCAATGAGCCCGCTGGTGTGGGCTCAAAGGAACCTGGTCCGGGAGAGGCAAGAACCAAGACCACAGCTAAAGTTCTTCTCCCTGCTAAGCCAACAAACATCAGCTCTAGTGACCATAAAGATAGTACTGGGTTAAGTTCCCCTAAAGGTGCTCTTCTCGGTCTGGCTAGTTATGATTcagatgatgatgacgatgacaaTGATAGCAAGGATAAGATTCCAATATCAGATTTATCAGCTAATGCTGGTGTTGCAGATACTGAAGAAG GTGATAAAAGCACTCTTGGTAAAGAACACATGAATCATGATGGAAAAAAATTGTCACGCGGAAGCACTTCATCAGGAGAAGATCTTAAATCTATTAACAAAAACTCTCAAAGGAGCACAAAGGTGGAACCTGAACGAGAGCATATTCATGATATACAGAATGGAGAGTTTCCTGTAGATGCCAAAACTTTTGTCAAGCCAAATAGTGCAGTTGATAAAATGGATGAGAAAGCAGACAGGTATGCGGCAGTAGATGTCCAAAACAGGAAAACCTCTTCTAACAATCACGCTGAAAAGTATGATGATTTGGAAAGCAGTCACAGGCATTTAGAAAAAAGCAGCAAAGACTTTGTTAAAGAGGTGAAGACTGATCATGCAAAAGAACATGAATCTTTTACTGCAAAAAAATATAATAGTGATGACAAGTACAGCATCCATGGAAATGTTGATAAAAAGAGTAGCTTTAAGGAGGGAAAAGGTTCTGATAGGACTTCAAAGCATGAATCGAACAGAAGGGACTCCAGAAGTAACTCTAAGCATGATGGTGCCAAGGCAGATCGAAAGGATTTTCCGAAGGAtacgagagagagagataggGATACTACTGATAGAAGAGGGGGCAAAGGAAAAGATGAAAAGGATGGCAGATCAAGGCAGATGACAAAAGGCTCAACAAGTCATAGCAGAAATTCACGGTCACGATCACCACAAGGGAGAAGTCGAAGTAGAAGGGAAAACTCTTCACATGTCCAAGGGAGTGTTTCAAGTGATGAGCCTTCTGATAGTATGAAAAAGAG AAAGCATCATTCCCGTAAAAACAGCATGTCTCCCTCACCTCCAAAATCTAGAAACAG ATAG